A genomic window from Elaeis guineensis isolate ETL-2024a chromosome 3, EG11, whole genome shotgun sequence includes:
- the LOC105040783 gene encoding UDP-glycosyltransferase 88B1-like, with the protein MKPSVVLYPSPGMGHLVSMVELGKLFLSHGLAVAIVTVDPPYNTGATAAFIARSSTALPAISFHRLPRVSLPHNPSPHFEAHAFDLLSLSNPHLLSFLQTLSLSSPIRALVLDFFCTEALDVAAAVGVPAYFFFSTSASNLTAFLHLPILHHKVTQSFKDLGHTPLDFPGLPPIPASGMPLPMLDRDDDAYKGFVYHFDRVPRAAGIIENSFEWLEPRALSALRSGLCVPGRRMPPIHCVGPLTRMDEGTKERHPCMAWLDAQPKASVVFLCFGSLGLFSAEQLTEIAEGLERSEQRFLWVVRSPPSPEPEKHFAAPPEPDLDVLLPKGFVERTKERGLVVKKWAPQVEVLAHEAVGGFVTHCGWNSVLESVRVGLPMIAWPLYAEQRMNKVSLVEELRLAVEMRGYDAVVTAGEVEEKVRWLMASDGGKELREKTLAAKKAAQAALAEGGSSHQALMELVNKWKTGD; encoded by the coding sequence ATGAAGCCGTCGGTGGTGCTGTACCCGTCGCCAGGGATGGGCCACCTTGTGTCCATGGTGGAGCTGGGGAAGCTCTTCCTCTCCCACGGCCTCGCCGTCGCCATCGTCACCGTCGACCCCCCCTACAACACCGGCGCCACCGCCGCCTTCATCGCCCGCTCCTCCACCGCCCTCCCGGCCATCTCCTTCCACCGTCTCCCCCGGGTCTCCCTCCCCCACAACCCGTCCCCTCACTTCGAGGCCCATGCCTTCGACCTCCTCAGCCTCTCCAACCCccacctcctctccttcctccagaCGCTGTCCCTATCCTCCCCCATCCGCGCCTTGGTCCTCGACTTCTTCTGCACCGAGGCCCTCGACGTCGCCGCCGCCGTCGGCGTCCCCGCCTACTTCTTCTTCTCCACCAGCGCCTCCAACCTCACCGCCTTCCTCCACCTCCCGATCCTCCATCATAAAGTCACCCAGAGTTTCAAGGACCTCGGCCACACCCCCCTCGACTTCCCGGGTCTCCCGCCGATCCCGGCGTCGGGCATGCCGCTCCCCATGCTCGACCGCGACGACGACGCCTACAAGGGATTCGTCTACCACTTCGACCGCGTGCCCCGCGCCGCCGGGATCATCGAGAACTCCTTCGAGTGGCTCGAGCCTCGGGCCCTCTCCGCCCTCCGCTCCGGCCTCTGCGTCCCCGGCCGGCGGATGCCGCCCATCCACTGCGTGGGCCCGCTGACACGAATGGACGAAGGAACCAAAGAGCGGCACCCATGCATGGCCTGGCTGGACGCGCAACCGAAGGCGAGCGTCGTATTCTTGTGCTTCGGGAGCCTGGGTCTGTTCTCGGCGGAGCAATTGACCGAGATCGCGGAGGGGTTGGAGCGGAGCGAGCAAAGGTTCCTATGGGTTGTCCGTAGCCCCCCGAGCCCCGAACCGGAGAAGCACTTCGCGGCCCCGCCAGAGCCGGACTTGGACGTGTTACTCCCGAAAGGGTTTGTCGAGAGGACGAAGGAGAGGGGATTGGTGGTGAAGAAGTGGGCGCCGCAGGTGGAGGTGCTGGCCCACGAGGCGGTGGGGGGGTTCGTGACGCATTGCGGGTGGAATTCGGTGCTGGAGTCGGTGCGCGTGGGGTTGCCGATGATAGCGTGGCCGCTGTATGCGGAGCAGCGGATGAACAAGGTGTCGCTGGTGGAGGAGTTGAGGCTAGCGGTCGAGATGAGGGGGTACGACGCGGTGGTGACGGCGGGGGAGGTGGAGGAGAAGGTGAGGTGGCTGATGGCGTCGGATGGCGGGAAGGAGCTGAGGGAGAAGACGCTCGCCGCCAAGAAGGCCGCGCAGGCGGCGCTGGCGGAGGGGGGCTCGTCGCATCAGGCACTGATGGAGTTGGTAAACAAGTGGAAAACAGGGGATTGA